Part of the Oscillospiraceae bacterium genome is shown below.
TGCGGGGCCGTAGTAGTCGTCCGCGTTAATCACCGCAAAGGGGCCGCGCACCTGGCCGCGCACAGCCAGCACGGCGTGCGCCGTGCCCCACGGTTTCACACGCCCCGCCGGCACGGCATACCCCGTCGGCAGACTGTCCATATCCTGGTAAGCATAGGAGACGTCGGCATACTGCCCGATACGGGCGCCGGCGATCTCGGCGAATGTCCGCTCCATCGCGCGGGTGATGATAAAAATGATTTTCTGAAATCCGGCGCGCACCGCGTCGTAGACGGAGTAATCGATGATCACCTCTCCGCGTGCGCCGACCGGTTCGACCTGTTTGAGGCCGCCATAGCGGCTGCCCATACCCGCCGCCATAACGATCAGCACCGGTGTTTCCATGCTCCCAACTCCCATGTTTTTCTATGCGGGCGCCGCCCGTTCCGGCTCTCCCCCGCCCTCCATTTTTTCCGCACCGCAAAAAACGGGGCGCCGTCCCAATCCCCTTTCTGCGATATGTGGTAAATTATCTAATTAAAATCAGCATCAGCCGAAAAATTTGTCATGGATGACTTGAACGGCCTGCTTGGCGTCGCGCGCGTCGATGAGGACAGACACTTTGATCTCGCTGGTGGAGATCATCTGGATGTTGATGTTAGCCGCGGCCAGCGCCTCGAACATCTCGGCGGCCACGCCGGCATTGCCCACCATACCGGCGCCCACAATCGAAACCTTGCTGATCGCGTCGCTGATCACCATGTCGGCGTAACCAATCACGTCGCGGTGCTCCTCCAGGATGGCGCGGGCCGCAGCCAGCATCTGTTTTTGCACGGTGAAACTGATGTCTTTGGTATCGCTACGACCGATGGACTGCAAGATGACGTCGACGTTGATCTTCTTGGCCGCCAGCAGCGAGAAGATCCGGAAAGCCTTGCCCGGCATGTCGTCCAAACCGACCAACGCGATGCGCGCCACGTTGTCGTCCCGCGTGACGCCGCTGACATTGAGCTGTTCCACTTTCAATACCTCCTTGACTTGGGTGCCGGGCTGGCCGGTGAAGCTGGAGATGACCTCCAGCGGAACATGGTACCGCTTGGCCATCTCCACCGAGCGGTTGTGCAGCACGCGCGCGCCGAGGGAGGAGAGCTCCAGCATCTCGTCGTATGTGATCTCATCCAGCTTGCGCGCCTCGGGTACGGCCCGCGGATCTGTGGTGTATACACCGTCCACATCCGTATAGATCTGGCACAGGTCGGCCTTCAGGGCGGCGGCGATGGCGACGGCGGTCGTGTCGGAACCGCCCCGGCCCAGGGTCGTCACATCGTCGTAGCGATTGATACCCTGGAACCCGCACACGACCACGATGTTTTTCCGATCCAATTCCACACGCAGGCGCTCGCTCTCCACCTTTTTGATGCGGGCATTGCCGTAGTTGCGGTCCGTCTTGAGGCCTACCTGCCAGCCTGTCAGAGAGACCACCGGGAGCCCCAGCGTCTCCATCGCCATCGCAAACAGCGCCACGGAGACCTGCTCCCCGGTGGACAGCAGCATGTCCATCTCACGGGGCGAAGGGCTCTTCGACACCTCCCGGGCTTTGGCAATCAGCTCGTCTGTGGTGTCGCCCTGCGCCGAGAGCACCACGACGACCTCATGCCCGGCCCGGTAGGTTTTCGCCACGATGCCGGCCACCCGCCGGATACACGCGGCGTCGGCCACCGAGGTGCCGCCAAACTTCTGCACAATCAAGGACATCCGGGATTCCCCCTTTTTTTACAGTATTCGCATGCAGCCGGCCGGGGGGTGGGGCAGCGTCGCCTCCCAGACCGTCCGCTCGGCGCGCGTCATGGGCTCGGTAATGGCGCCGCCGGCCTCGTCCAGCCGCACATACCAGGCTGTCCGCAAATCCTCGTCTGTCAGCGGCGTCCGGGAGACGGCGGGCTGCCAGCCGACCCATTTGCGTGCGCTCATGTGCTTGACAGAGTCGATGATATCGGCCACCACCGCGGACGCGGTGGGCAGCGCGCCCGCCCCTCGGCCGTAAAACATGACCTCGCCGATGGCGTCGCCCTCCATCCAGATGCCGTTAAACACGTCGTGCACGCCGGCCAGCGGATGTTCGTCCCGCACAAAGTGAGGCGCCACGTAAAGGCAGGCGAGACCGCCGTCCGGGCCGGGCAGCGCCCGGCCGAGCAGTTTGATCTGGCAGCCGTGCGCGTGGGCAAAGCTCACGTCCGCCCGTGTGATGCCGGCGATGCCTTCGGTGGCCACCTGCTCCGGATACACATGCCGGCCGAAGGCAAGGGAGGCCAGGATGCAGATCTTGCGGCAGGTGTCTTTGCCGTGGATATCGTCCGACGGATCCGCCTCCGCGTACCCCAGCGACTGAGCCCCAGCCAACGCCTCCTCAAAAGAGACGCCGGCGCGGATCATCTGGGTGAGCACATAGTTGGTCGTGCCATTTAATATGCCGGTGATCTCGCGGATATGATTGGCTGCCAGGCACTGCGAGAGTGGGCGCAGCACTGGGATGCCGCCCCCTACGCTGCCCTCGAAGAGATAGTTTAAGTTGCGCGCCGCCGCGATCGACTGCAACTCGGCTCCGTGTTCGGCCACGAGCTCCTTGTTGGTGGTGACCACATGTTTGCCGGCCAGCAGCGCCCGGCGGGTGAACGTCAGCGCGGCGCCGACGCCGCCGATACACTCCACCACCACCTGAACTTCCGGATCGTTCTCGATGATCGCGAAATCCTGCACCAAGAACCCGGCGTACGGCGAATCCGGGAAGGCGCGGATGTCTAAAATGTATTTCAGTGTCACCGCCTGCCCGGCTTTCTCTGCGACGCGCCCGGCGTTTTGCTCAAGCAACCCGACAACCCCGGCGCCCACGACGCCAAACCCCAAAACCGCAACCCCTGCCATAGCGTTCCGTCTCCCTTCGCGCGACGGCGGCACCCCCGCCGTCCATACAAAAGCGCTCATATTTTAACATAAACGGCGGGGGTTTGACAAGTGGGCGCCTCTAATAACTCCCGCCGGATGCGGCGCGGGGCGGGAGAAAGGGGCGGATACCGCCGCCGCAGCCGGGCGCGGGCTATTTTTGGGGGCCGGCCATCCCTTCTGTCGCAAGGATTACAAGGTTTTTAAAAAAAGCGGCGCGAAAAAAGTCAAAATTTTTTCGCAAAAAGGTGTTGACAAATCGCGCCAATGCCGTTATACTAAAACCGTAAAGTGAATCGAGTCTCATCGAAAAGGCAAAGCTGTCGAAAGGCAGTGACGCAAAACTATAGGGCCTGATGCTTCCGGTCTTGTGCCGGGGGGAAATGGTAGCCAGTTGCCGAAAGAGAAATAGAGGAACACTCTTTCTTGCCGGCACGGGTAGGAAAAGGTGTTTTTTTGTTTTTCTTCCATGCCTTTCGGAAAACTTGTTACACGGACAAACCCGAGAGGAGAGATCTATGAAACGCGCAGTTATGTTTTTTGTCTTGCTGGCATTGCTCATCCCCTTCGCCAGCCTGTCCGCCCCCTCCGTCCTCGCGGCGGAAGCCAATGGAAGCGGAACTGCATCCCAGATCCTCAAAGGAAGCAAATCCGAGATCGACGCCACCAACAAGAACGACGGCTATGTCAAGGTCCGCTATCTAAATGAGACCTCCAAGAAGATCAAAGTCAGAATCAACAAGCTGGACGCGAGCGGCCGGGAAGGCACCGAGTACACCTATGATCTGTCCGGCAAAGGGGTGGCGGAGACATTCTCCTTCCAGAGCGGAAACGGAAAATACCGGATCAAAGTCTTGGAAAACATTGAGGGCACCAAGTATTCCGTGGCCCAGACCGAGACGGTGGACGTCTCTCTGAAAGACGAATACGCGCCGTTCCTCATTCCCATCCAACACATCAACTACCAGAGCACTTCCAAGGCTGTCCTCAAAGCGAAGGAACTGACCAAAGACGCCAAGACGGAGCTCGAAAAGGTACAGCTTATCTACCGCTTCATCGTCAACCACATTGTCTATGACAAGCAAAAGGCCCAGCTGGTTATCGACGGCAAGCTGAGTGGATATATCCCCTCCGTCGACACCGTACTGGCCGACAGAAAGGGCATCTGTTTCGACTACTCCTCGCTGATGGGCGCTATGCTCCGCAGTCTGAATATTCCGACCAAGCTGATTATGGGGTACGTAGCCCCCAACAACGCCTACCACGCCTGGAATGAGGTCTATATCAAAGGCGAGGGCTGGATCAAGATCAATAGCTCCATCTATTTCGACGGAGAGAACTGGTCCCGGATGGATTCCACCTTCGCCGCCGGCAACAAGAGCGGCAAGCAGACTGAATTCATCGGCAACGGCAAAAATTATTCGAAAAAGTACGAGTACTGATCCCGGGTATCAGGGAGATCCTCCCTTTACCATATACCCTTTCTCTTCCTTCTTCTTTTCTTTTTCTTCTTCTTTCTTCTTCTTCTCTTTTTCCTTTCTTCTTCTTTTCTTTTTCTTCTTCTTTCTCTTCTTCTCTTTTTCGCTTTTCTCTATTCTTTTTCTTTATCTTATACCCATCTTCTGACAGGGCAAAGGGCACGGGGGACCGTGTCCTTTGCCCCCTTTTTTGGGTGCGCGGGGGTCCGCCCCATTGTGAGAGGCACCCTAGCATGCTATAATGAGGTCATCGACGCGCATGTTCGCATCGCGCAAAGGAGGGTTACGCCCATGCGGATGGGAAGAAAGTGCCTCTGTCTTCTTCTGCTGCTCCTGTCGCTCACCGGCTGCACCGGCCCGGCGGAGACAACGCCCGACCCCGCGCCGCCGCCCACCGACCCCGTCGAAACGCCTGTACCCGCACCGACCCCTCCTACGCCCACGCCGTCTCCGCCCGACCTGTCCACCCGCGACTTTAAGATCCAGATGGCGGGGGATATCCTGTTACACAAAGGGCCTGTGAAAGCCGCCGCCGCCGGCGACACCTACGACTTCACGCCGTTTTTCTCCGAGATCGCGCCGTTTGTCGACGGCGACCTCGCGATCTGCAACATGGAGTCGCCCGTAGACGCCTTCGGCGGCAATCAAAACATCTCGTCCTACCCCATGTTCAACGTGCCCTTCGAAATCCTGCCTGCCCTGCGCAGCGCGGGCTTCAATTTCCTGCTGACGGCCAACAACCACGCGTTTGACAAACGGTGGGACGGCCTTACCGCCACCCGCCGCAACATCGAAAAGGCCGGTCTTCGCTTCACCGGCACCTACGAGACACAGGCGCAGTACGACGCCCACACCCTCGTGGACCTCGGCGGGCTGACGGTGGGGATTCTTAACTACTCCGACGCCGACAACGGCATGGGCGCGGCGCTCCCCGCCGAAAAACTGCCCTTTGCCATGCGCCGTTTCACCACCGCCTCCACCGAGAGCGTCCCGGCTATGTCGGAGGAGATTCAGGCGCTGCGGGCGGCGGGCGCGGAATTTGTAATCGCGGCGCTGCATTGGGGCGCCGAATACCGGGACGCGCCGAACGACGTACAGGAGGAAATCGCCGCGCGCCTGTGCGACGCGGGCGCCGACGTGATTTTGGGCGGGCACTCCCACTGCGTCCAGCCGGCCCGCTGGCATGAGACGCCGGACGGACGCTCCTGCTTGATTCTTTATTCGCTCGGCAACTTCTTTGCCGACCAGATTGCGCTGAAGCCGCCCCTGCCCAAGACGCAGTACGGCATGCTCGTCAGCCTCACCATCGGGAAGGATGAAACCGGGCAGCTCCGCTGGGGCTTCGTAGACTATCTGCCCACGCTGACATACCGCTACGCGGGTGAGAGCGGCCGAACCGACTACCGGCTCATCCCCGCCTGCGTACCGGCGTCCGTCCCGGAGGGCGCGCGCGCCGGCGCGCAGGCCGCTTTCGACCATGTCGCCGGTATCGTCGGCGAGGCTCTCCCCGTCATGCACCCAGAGTCCGGCGTATGACAGCGCCCTCCCTGTATGCCAGAGAGGGCGCCCGCAGCAAACCAAGAAACATTGCCGACACATTCGCTCACAGCTCTCCGCCGCTCACAGCTTCCTCCGCGGCGGGCGCCGCCGCTCGGCTGGCCGCGGCGCGCTGGGCGATCTTGTGGCCCCGCAGCACATACACCGCCGCCAGCAGGTGGATTGTGGCGTACAGGAAGCGGAAGAACTGCGCCCAGTCCGCGCTGCCCTCCACCGGCCACACCCCCCAGAACACATAGGACAAAATGGGGCCGAGCACGGTGATACACGAGAAAAACGCGCCCATGACGCAGTACAGAAGGGTCTGCGACGTGTGGGGCATGTCGAAGAAGAACCCCGCCATCGAGTAGAGGGCCAGCACGATGAACACGATGGCAAGGATCTCATAGGTGTAGCTCAGTAAAATCGGGTTGGCGGAATTCGCGGCGAACTCCATGATCAGCCAAAAACAGGACCAGAAGACCGGCACCGTCATGTAGAAACCGTAGGCCTTGTCAACCACGCCGCGCAGCGTCATGCGCATCAGCATCATCATGCAAAGCCCGGTGAACACCGTCAGCAGAGAGAACACAAGGAGCGAGAGCGGCGCCCCCGCGGTATCTGTGAGCTGAGCATACCGGTTGATGTCCAAATAGGCCGAGACAAGGAGCGCCGCCACGGCCAGGATGTCGGCGGTCAGATAGGTCGGCGTATGCCGGGCGGAGGCCACGCGCTCTCCGGTTGGCTTGGATTTCACGCGGGTGAGCGGCAGCATGATAAGGAAAAACACGACAGACACGGCGATCAGCCCCAGAGACGCCGGATGGCCGGGACTCATCACGCCAAGTTCCGGGTCCCAGGCGAGCTGAAGCTCCAGCGCCCTGAGCCCCCCGGCGGCGAACCCGAAGAACAATGTGATGAGGATATACACAAACGGACGACGCAAACAGATACCCCCCTCGCACGCGGGCGGATACGCCGCCTTCGTGCTTGACTTAAATCAAGTGACCCGGCGCCTACAAACATGATGAGAGGCACCCGACCGAAGTTATCATATCACGTCCGAAGGGGCTTGGCAACGAAAATCCAAAAAAATCACAGCCGTCACGCTTCCGCCGCCGCCGGCTCCGGCCCTTCCGCGACGATCTCCAGTTCCCGCAGCTTGACGGCGTTTTTATAGACCTTGACCAGGTATAGCCGCCCGGCCGTCAGCGGACCGAATACAAACTGGCCTGCGTCGTCTGTGAATGTCTGCCCGACCGGCGCGGGGTCGTCGTGGCCGCCGGCCGCCAGCAGCATGACCAGGGCGTCGACAATCGGCCGGCCGTCGTGCGTCTCCCGCACCACGCCGTGAATCGACGAACGCCGATCCGGCTCCAGATGCACCGCGGTTTCCACCCGTTCGCCTTCGCCGGGGCGAAAGTAAAATTTGGTAAATGCGCTCATCCCCATCCCCTCCCCTCCGAGACCCAGCTGGCGCTCTGAACCATTCTATGCCCCCGCGGCCCCGGTGTGAGCCCGCCTTGACAAGCACACCGAGAACGCATACAATCAAGATAGTATACGCGCAAAACAGCACACAAGGTTCATTCGGTGTCCTT
Proteins encoded:
- a CDS encoding aspartate kinase translates to MSLIVQKFGGTSVADAACIRRVAGIVAKTYRAGHEVVVVLSAQGDTTDELIAKAREVSKSPSPREMDMLLSTGEQVSVALFAMAMETLGLPVVSLTGWQVGLKTDRNYGNARIKKVESERLRVELDRKNIVVVCGFQGINRYDDVTTLGRGGSDTTAVAIAAALKADLCQIYTDVDGVYTTDPRAVPEARKLDEITYDEMLELSSLGARVLHNRSVEMAKRYHVPLEVISSFTGQPGTQVKEVLKVEQLNVSGVTRDDNVARIALVGLDDMPGKAFRIFSLLAAKKINVDVILQSIGRSDTKDISFTVQKQMLAAARAILEEHRDVIGYADMVISDAISKVSIVGAGMVGNAGVAAEMFEALAAANINIQMISTSEIKVSVLIDARDAKQAVQVIHDKFFG
- a CDS encoding homoserine dehydrogenase, which gives rise to MAGVAVLGFGVVGAGVVGLLEQNAGRVAEKAGQAVTLKYILDIRAFPDSPYAGFLVQDFAIIENDPEVQVVVECIGGVGAALTFTRRALLAGKHVVTTNKELVAEHGAELQSIAAARNLNYLFEGSVGGGIPVLRPLSQCLAANHIREITGILNGTTNYVLTQMIRAGVSFEEALAGAQSLGYAEADPSDDIHGKDTCRKICILASLAFGRHVYPEQVATEGIAGITRADVSFAHAHGCQIKLLGRALPGPDGGLACLYVAPHFVRDEHPLAGVHDVFNGIWMEGDAIGEVMFYGRGAGALPTASAVVADIIDSVKHMSARKWVGWQPAVSRTPLTDEDLRTAWYVRLDEAGGAITEPMTRAERTVWEATLPHPPAGCMRIL
- a CDS encoding transglutaminase domain-containing protein; this encodes MKRAVMFFVLLALLIPFASLSAPSVLAAEANGSGTASQILKGSKSEIDATNKNDGYVKVRYLNETSKKIKVRINKLDASGREGTEYTYDLSGKGVAETFSFQSGNGKYRIKVLENIEGTKYSVAQTETVDVSLKDEYAPFLIPIQHINYQSTSKAVLKAKELTKDAKTELEKVQLIYRFIVNHIVYDKQKAQLVIDGKLSGYIPSVDTVLADRKGICFDYSSLMGAMLRSLNIPTKLIMGYVAPNNAYHAWNEVYIKGEGWIKINSSIYFDGENWSRMDSTFAAGNKSGKQTEFIGNGKNYSKKYEY
- a CDS encoding CapA family protein; translated protein: MRMGRKCLCLLLLLLSLTGCTGPAETTPDPAPPPTDPVETPVPAPTPPTPTPSPPDLSTRDFKIQMAGDILLHKGPVKAAAAGDTYDFTPFFSEIAPFVDGDLAICNMESPVDAFGGNQNISSYPMFNVPFEILPALRSAGFNFLLTANNHAFDKRWDGLTATRRNIEKAGLRFTGTYETQAQYDAHTLVDLGGLTVGILNYSDADNGMGAALPAEKLPFAMRRFTTASTESVPAMSEEIQALRAAGAEFVIAALHWGAEYRDAPNDVQEEIAARLCDAGADVILGGHSHCVQPARWHETPDGRSCLILYSLGNFFADQIALKPPLPKTQYGMLVSLTIGKDETGQLRWGFVDYLPTLTYRYAGESGRTDYRLIPACVPASVPEGARAGAQAAFDHVAGIVGEALPVMHPESGV
- a CDS encoding carboxypeptidase-like regulatory domain-containing protein, with the protein product MSAFTKFYFRPGEGERVETAVHLEPDRRSSIHGVVRETHDGRPIVDALVMLLAAGGHDDPAPVGQTFTDDAGQFVFGPLTAGRLYLVKVYKNAVKLRELEIVAEGPEPAAAEA